In Gloeocapsa sp. DLM2.Bin57, the DNA window ATCGTGGAAATCAAAACTAACCATAGAGTGGCTATTCTACTGCATGAAGGCATAATCAATAATGGTGGCAAAACGGGACTATCCTACCTTCGTTATGGTTTAGCTTCTACAGTAGCAGTGATTGACTATCAAACAGCGGGAGAATCCCTAGCAGAGTTAACAGGAATTAATCTAGATATCCCCATAGTTAAAAATGTAGAAGCAGCTTTAGCTTACTCCCCAGAGATTTTAATCATTGGTATTGCACCCTCTGGAGGAAGTTTATCCCCTGATTGGCAACAAGAGATAGAAATAGCGATAAAACAGGGATTATCTATCGCTAATGGTTTACATACACCCATTGTCTCGGAACTTAATTTACTCCCTCATCAATGGATTTGGAATATTCGTCAACCACCAGCCGATTTAACCATCGGCAAAGCACGCGCAGGATTACTTAAAGCCAAAAGAATACTAGCTGTAGGGACTGATATGGGTGTCGGTAAGATGTCCACTGGGTTAGAATTAAATAAGGCAGCTCAACAACAGGGGTTAAAGAGTAAATTTTTGGCAACAGGACAAGGTGGTATCTTAATTACTGGTACAGGAATACCCCTAGATGGTATTAAGGTTGATTTTGCAGCAGGTGCAGTAGAACAAATGGTGATAAGTTACCCTGATTATGACTGCTTATTTATTGAGGGTCAAGGTTCTCTACTTCATCCTGGATCTACCGCTACTTTACCCCTTATCCGTGGGAGTCAACCTACTTCTTTAATTTTAGTACATCGCGCAGGTCAAACTGCAATTAAAGATATCCCCGAAGTGTTGATACCTCCTCTACCTGAAGTGATTAGTTTATACGAAATGGTAGCCAAGGTGGCTAATATCTCTGTTAGTCCTAAAGTGAAAGCGATCGCCCTCAATACCTTTGGTTTAAATACTCAAGAGGCTCAAAAAGCCATAGATTCAGTCACAGAAACCACTAATTTACCCTGTACCGATGTAGTTAGATTTGGTGGCGATTCTTTGTTACCTTATTTAATCTAAATTTTCCGAAATCAAGTTTAATTATATTGTAGCTATAAATAGCTAACCTATTTACCTTAAAACAATGAGCAAGTCATCAAAAAAAATTATCAAACAAAAAATTTACCAAGATTTACTAGCTAAATTGTCTTCTGAGAGTGAAAACTACCCATGGTCTCCTGAAAGTACAGAGGATTACTACGAAAGCTTAGATCCACCCTCTGGAGTAAAAGATTATCTCAAATCTC includes these proteins:
- a CDS encoding DUF1611 domain-containing protein; amino-acid sequence: MEIKTNHRVAILLHEGIINNGGKTGLSYLRYGLASTVAVIDYQTAGESLAELTGINLDIPIVKNVEAALAYSPEILIIGIAPSGGSLSPDWQQEIEIAIKQGLSIANGLHTPIVSELNLLPHQWIWNIRQPPADLTIGKARAGLLKAKRILAVGTDMGVGKMSTGLELNKAAQQQGLKSKFLATGQGGILITGTGIPLDGIKVDFAAGAVEQMVISYPDYDCLFIEGQGSLLHPGSTATLPLIRGSQPTSLILVHRAGQTAIKDIPEVLIPPLPEVISLYEMVAKVANISVSPKVKAIALNTFGLNTQEAQKAIDSVTETTNLPCTDVVRFGGDSLLPYLI